A segment of the Candidatus Sumerlaea chitinivorans genome:
CATGGTTTTCATACCTTGGCGAATTGCGGTATCCTGAATCTGGTCCGTGGTTGCACGCTCGAGGATTAGGTCGCGAATCTCATCGGTCACCCGGAGAAGCTCGAAAATGCCGATTCGGCCCTTATAGCCAGTCTCGGCGCATTCGGCGCACCCTTCGCCGTGGAAGAAAGTGATATCGGCAACCTCTTCGCGCGTGGTTGCGAACTCTGCCAACTCCTCTGGCAGCGGATCGTATGGCCGCTTGCAGATCGGGCAGATCAGGCGGACAAGGCGCTGTCCGATGACAGCCTCCAAGGACGACGTGATCAAGAACGGCTCGACCCCCATGTCAATCAAACGCGTGACAGCGCCGGCCGCACTATTCGTGTGCAACGTCGAGAAGACCAAGTGACCGGTCAAGGATGCCTGAATTGCAATCTGAGCGGTTTCGACGTCGCGGACTTCACCGACGAGAATGATGTCGGGGTCCTGACGCAAGATTGCGCGGAGTGCAGCCGCAAACGTCAGTCCAACGTTCGGGTTGATGTTCACCTGCACCAGCCCATCGAGCTGATACTCCACCGGGTCTTCCGTCGTGATAATCTTCTCCGTCGGGCTATTGATCTCGTTGAGCGCCGCATACAGCGTCGTCGTTTTTCCAGAACCCGTGGGGCCGGTGACCAAAATGATGCCGTTGGGCCGCTCCACCACTTTCATGAATTGCTCGAGCACATCGGGCATCATGCCGATCTGCTGCACGCCAAGGAGGGCCATGTTCTTATCCAAGATACGCATGGCCATGCCCTCGCCGTGGGCCACTGGCAGCGTCGAGACACGCATGTCAATTTCGCGCCCTTCGACTGTCAGCTTGATGCGGCCATCCTGAGGTCGGCGCGACTCGCTGATATCCATGCCCGCCATGACCTTGAAGCGGGAGATAATGCCCGTCTGCCATGATTTCGGCGGCGACGGGATTTCACGCAGCACACCGTCCACGCGGTAGCGAATACGCAATGCGTTCGAGAATGGCTCAATATGAAGGTCGCTCGCGCGGTCTTTGATCGCTTGCAGGAGTAGGAGGTTACAGAAACGGATGATCGGGGCTTCCTGCGCGATCTTTTCAATGTCGCTCAGGTCGTAGGTACCCTCGCGCTGCTCTAAGCCGGTAGAGGTGTCTTCGGCTTCAAACTCCTCGACCATCTGGTCGAGCGTCTTATCGCCGACGCCGTAGTAGAGGTTAATGTAGTCAACGATCTCCTCTTCATTGGCGACGACCGCTTCCACATCCCGGACGTTTTGGTCCATGAGGAACAACCGAAGGTCGTCCACAATCCGCACATTCAACGGATCGCTGATCGCCACGACAATGGTTCGGTCTTCCGCCCGGTACTGGATCGGGAAAACCGTATACGTGCGCGCAATCTCGGCCGGAATCATCCTCAGCAATTCGGGGGTAATCCACGTCTTCGGTACATCTCCCAATTTGATGTACTTGAGGCCCGCCTGCTCGCTGAGAATTTCGAGCATGTCGGCCTCGGGCGACACGGCAAGATCCGGCACTGAGGGTTGTTCGGGTGCGGCGCGTAACTTACCCGCTTCCTCACCCTGGGGCGCAAAGGCACTACCGACCGTTTTCCGCGCTTCTTCCTCCTGCGGAACAAGGCGCTGTTTCTGCGAGCCCGTACGTGCGGCAAGTTCGTCCGGCGGCGCATTCGGGATCGCCCGCATGCGCGTCGTTTGCCCGCCTGTTGAGGCCGAAGGTTTTGCCTCAGGTTTGGCTGCCGGATCAGGCAATTTCGCGGACGAAACGCCCTTTCCCTGCGTTTCGCCATTCGAGGGCTTTGCTGGCTCGTCGCTTTTGCCCGGAATGAATTTTTTCAAAAAAGACATGGATACCACCATTCCTCTCGACACTGAGGCTGGCTCGTGCCTCTGTGCCGACTTACATCAGTATAGGACACACCCAGCGCTTTTCCTCTTCAATCGAATCGTTCAAAGGAGGTCGCGCAAAATCTGAGTCAACCTCTTACTTTCTCCTCTGAGACGACTCAAGCACGATTTTAGTATTGCCGTCTCCCGTACCCACACGATACCCATGGCAAGAGCTCAGATCACCAAGACAACGGAGAATCGACGTGAGTAAGAAGACTTTGCGGCCGAAAGCAACTGCCACAAGCTCGCGCACTTTTCGGCGCGTCCTCATTTGGTGTGATATGGAGGGAATCAGCGGAATTACCCGTTGGGAACAGGTAACTTCAACCTCACCCATGTACGCCGAAGGGCGTGCGCTCTACACGCAGGACGTAAATGCCGCGGTGCGCGGAGCAAAGCGGGCAGGATTTTCGGAAATCTATGTGGTGGATGGCCATGGTGCTGGCGGGAGTTATTCGTTCAATAGCTGGCTAAAGGACCAGCTCGAGCCGGGAGCAACCTATATTTTCGGTCATCGATGGGGATGCTATGTGGAGCCACTGCGCATGGGCGATTGCGTAGTGATTCTTGTCGGGGCCCACGCGCGCGCCGGCACATCCGACGGCATCCTCTGCCATACAATGTCGAGTGAGGCTTGGTACGACGCCACCCTCAATGGCGAGCCAATCGGAGAGGTGGGTTTTGCCGCAGCCATCGCCGGTAGCTTCGGTGCGCCCATCGCGTTTATCTCAGGCGACGCTGCCGTCTGCCGTGAAGCGGGCGCTCTATTGGGCCGCGCACTCGTGACTGCTGAGGTCAAGAAAGGCATCACGCGCTACAGCGCCGCATGTCTTGCCCCGAAGGATGCCCAGCAGCTCATCGAGGATCAGGTGTGTGCAGCTCTCTCGCGTCCCGCAGCACAATTGCCCGCCCCGTACCGACCCAAGCCACCCCTTGAGCTCAGGGTGGATCTCATGGCGCCCGATCAGACAAAGCTATATCTTGGGCGTGAGGGAGTAAAGATCGTCAACGGGCGCACGCTCGTGGCGCGCGGTAAGGACTTCTTCAGTCTGTGGGATCAATTCTGGCACTACTAATTCTGCGCTTGTCAGATTTTTTGAATTCCCACTCCCTTGTGAAAAACCGCCGATTTTCGCAAGAGCTCGACCCGTCGCCGAAAAGCGGAACAGCCGCAGTGCGGGGCGAAGTAGTGTGTGGGATTGAGCATGAGAGAGACACCGCGTGGCGGCATTTGCCCAAGTGAGGGAAATGTTGGGCGCAGGACGCCCGCGCGCCCTGCGCCCGCGTGATCGCGCCTCCGATCGCGCTCGGCTCACTGGCCGATATCGCGCTTGCCCACGCTGTGGGTCCACGTGGCGCCAAAGAACGCGACTCCGAGCTCAACAGCAGCTTTCAGGATTGCGTCGGCCTGTTGCTGCTCAAGAACATGAAGTGCTACCGCGCCGGCCAAGAAGGTGGACAAGAAGATGTAGGTGCGTGCACTTCCAAGGAACTTCGCGAGTCCGCTGCGCAGCGGTTCCATGGTTTGCCTCCTCCGATTTCTGGAAAATGACGAATCGCAGAAGCGGAGCGACGTCTCTTTAGGCGAGCGCCTGCAAAGTTAGATCGTAGCTGCGCCGATGGACAATGCCCCAGCCACGCGCAAACACGAGTTTGCGACCGAGCACATCCGCACGCCAAGGTGCTCGGGACTCGGCGGCTACAGCAATTGCGATCACTTCGAGTCGCGATTTCGATGCCGGCGGGGCGTCGCGATCCCTCATGAGACGCGCGAAGTGAGTCTCGTGAGCGGCGCGCCACCCACCATTTTGTACCCAGACATCGAACAGCAGTCCACGCCCGGTGGGGCTCTCCACACCAAGTTTCTTGGCGCACGCCGCCGCTGGATGCCAGCAGCGCTCGCGAGCAAAGCGCACCTGAAGCTCGCGCATCTGCGGATGATTGCCCCACGCCGCGAAGCTCGCCCGCACTTCAGGTCGCACGCGGCGCATGGGGTCCAGCATGACTCGCTCCCATACGTGACGATCGCTGTCGCGCAGAAGAAGTTGCTCGAGCCTGCGCCGAAAACTCCGCGGGGCATACTCCAACGCTTCGGGAGCATGCCTCAGAAATTCGGTCACAAGCTCCTGAACCTCACCATGCTCGGTAGTGAAGCCAATGATCCCGAAGGTGACTCCAGCGCCGTCAGTGTCGGTCGGGTTGCAGTCCCCGAACCCCGTCCCCTCGAATGCCGAGGTGAGCGTGAGGCAGCGCCGGAATTCATCTGGCCACTCCAAACCGCACGCCGAGAAAACGGCTGCGTCCGCGTCGCCAGAGGGCTCGCGGCCAATCGAGCGTTCCACACGCTCCACCGCGTCGCGCGTTTGCGGACCAAAGATCCCGTCGGCTGCAACACCTAATGCATGCTGGAGTTCCGCAACGCACAAGCCCACCCCGCCCATTCGATATGCAAGTGGCACAGGGCACCGATCCTCTCCGCGTGGCACGCGTTTGGGAAACGCACACCCCGCTTTCTCCGATTCGATGCCCCGAACTTAGACACGTCGGCTGAGCCCGACAATTCCCCCACGGGTGCTAGGCAGATCTTAGCGGCTTATCTTGTATGTCCCGAGCGCGTTCTACTCTGAGAACTGAATGGGATTTGCAGCAATGAACCGCTCTGCGTCGATGGCCGCCATACAACCCGTCCCAGCCGCTGTAATTGCCTGCCGGTAGACGTGGTCTTGGCAATCGCCGCAAGCAAACACTCCCTCGGCACTCGTGTAGGTGGAGCCGGGCCGCGTGCGAATGTAACCGGCTTCATCCATTTCAAGCTGTCCGGCAAAAAGAGAGGTGTTTGGGGTATGACCGATTGCGACAAAGATGCCATCCGTCGAAACAATTCGCTCTTCGCCGGTGCGGGTATCGCGGAGCCGTGCTCCGGTCACGAACTTTCGAAATCCTTCGGTTTTCCCCAAAATCTCAACAATCTGGGCATTCCAGATGAACTGGATTTTCGGGTGTTTCATTGCGCGCTCGGCCATAATTTTCGAGGCACGGAGCTGATCGCGCCGATGAACCACCGTCACAGTGCGCGCGTGCCGTGTCAGGAAGAGCGCCTCTTCCATCGCCGTGTCGCCGCCCCCGACGACCAACACGTCTTTGTCCCGATAAAGGGCGCCGTCGCACGTCGCGCATGCTGACACGCCGCAGTTTTTGTATTCTTCTTCCGATGGGATCCCGAGCCACTTTGCACTTGCCCCTGTAGCGACGATGACGGCTTCGGCCCAATACACCTCGCCGTCGCACTCTACCCGTAAGGGCCGCTTGCTGAAGTCCACGGCCGTCACCCGTTTTTGAAGGCATTCCGCGCCAAAATACTGGGCATGACGACGAATGCGCTCGATGATCTCCGGGCCGGCGAGGCCGTGCAACTTATCGCCTTCCCACTCCACTAAGCCCGGGAAGTTTTCTACTTCGGTCGTGATCGTTAACTGCCCACCGGGCATCGTATCATAGAATCCGTCACCCTCAAACACCAGCGGCGCGAGATTGGCTCGCGCAGTGTAAATAGCAGCCGTGAGTCCTGCAGGACCCGAGCCGATGATGATCACTTGGCGCACGTCGCTACGACGCAGATTGCTCGCTGGTTCTCCCATGATTCCTATTCACCTTCGTCCAATGGCGTTTTTGTGCATTGATATGCGTAGTTCCGATAAGCTGGTTGCGACCACCCGCCGGCGGCGGAAATTCTGTTTGCTCCGAATAAAGGACGCATGATATTTTGATTCAACGAAAAGAAGGAGCGACGAGACGCTGATGCAACTAAGCCCCATCCACCGAGACGAAAAAACAATAGTCGCTCTGGCACGATGCGATCGCTACGAATCCGCGCGGCTCCGGGAAACATTGCAAGAAGTGCTTGAGCCCTTTGGCGGGATGCGCGCCTTCGTGCGCCCCGGGATGCGCGTGCTTTTGAAGCCAAACTACGTGGTGGCCCGCCGAGCCGAAGCCGCCGCAAACACCCATCCGTTGTTCATCCTTGCCGTGGCCGAACTTGTTCGCGAGTGTGGCGGAGAGCCATTTGTGGGCGACTCTCCCGGCTGGGGAAGCGCCCGAGGCGTTGCCAAAGTCAGCGGCTTTCTGAGTGTGGCGGAGGCAACTGGCATTCCGGTTGTGGAACTAAGTGGCGCAGTGGCGAGCCCCTTGCCTTTCGGCACGACAAAGCATCTCAAGCTCAGCCGCGTAGTGTGCGAGGCAGACCTCATCATCAATCTCCCAAAATTCAAGGCTCATCAACAGATGCTCATGACGCTGGCCGTCAAAAACTGCTTTGGATGCGTGCCGGGGCGCAGAAAAGCGGCGTTACATATGCTTTCGCGCGACAATCGCGAGTGGTTCGCGCGCATGCTCGTCGAAAACTATGTGCTCGTGCGTCCGCAGCTTCACCTAATGGATGGCATTCTGGCAATGGAGGGTAACGGCCCGTCGAATGGCAAACCTCGCCCGCTCGGTGTGGTCATGGCTGCCACGGATGCCGTGGCAATGGACCGCGTGGCGGTTGAGCTGGTGGGCCTGCCGTGGCACCAGCTCACCACTCTCGTCGCGGCGCGCGACATGGGGGTCGGGGTAACGGACCTCGAAAAGCTTGAGCTCATCGGGCCGCCCCTCGACTCGCTTCGCTGCAGCACTTTCGAGCTGCCGCTGCTCATGCCCATTAGCTTTTCCCCCTACCGGGTCCTCCGCGGTCTGGTGCGCAATTACCTTATCAGGTGGGCGGAACGCCGTCGAGAAATGGCATAGCCTTGCACTGTACCGTGCACCCAATTGACGAGTACGCCGGAACTTGCGTCGTTCCTTTACTGGCGCGTTTGCTGTAGGGTTGTTAGCTTTTGCTGCAGGACGCGCGCTTGTGGGTGATCGGGCGACAACTGTAGGATTCGCTCCACGACTCGATTCGCCTCGTCTATGCGCCCCGCCTCGCCTAATGCATACGCAAACTCGGTACCTGCATCGAGATCGTTCCCAAAGAACGACAGATAGCGTCGGAGGACCTCGACCGCTTCTGCAGGCCGACGACGTTTGCGCAATTCCGCGGCGTATCCGCGTGCACACGCCGGATCCCACGGATGCATGGCTGCCCCCTCGCCAAGTAAGGCAAACGCCTCCTCGTCACGTCCCGCCAACTGCATAGCTCGCGCCATCATGACGTAGTCGTTGGGCCGGATCCATCGCACCAGCTTGAGCGTCGGCGGGCTATTGATGCGTACAGCAGGCGACCATCTTGGTTGAAGCGCCACGATGAGCGCGACCGCAATGCCAAGCCCTCGCGCAACTCCGCCCCACGATCGCGTCGCCAAATCGCGCGCCAATGCCACGACTCCGGCGCCGGCCCAGAGGCACATCGGCAAGAGAAACTCCAGTCGATAGCGCCCAACAACAAAGACGAGGATGATCGAAATCGCAAAGCTCGCAGCATACAGATAGACCAAGAATTGTCGCCGCCAGTTGCGCCACGTGCGCCAGATACCCACCGCCCCCAGCGCGATCACAAGCTCCCACGTAATCGGGTTCGCCCGCAACACCCACGAGAATCGCTGGTTCAGATAATAACTTGAATTGTCCGCAATATCGTAGCCGCTGAAGAACATCCATGCTTTGCGTCCCAGATTGCGCGCGAAAGCCAGCGGCTCGGCAAGGATTGCCGCGAGAAGTTCCCGCGACCACGGCACCAGACTTTGATCGCCCCCATAGCGCTCTTTGAGCGCGTAGAAAGAGTCAGGATAATGAAATATCCCAAACGAGTCCGGGGCGTTTCCAATGTAGAGAAGGATCGGGCCATTACCGGTGGTCAGCACCCACTGCCCGCCAATAATGCGATTGCGCAGCAGCGAGAGGAACAACAGGCTGCCGAAGCTCGCGGCAAATGCAAACGCCGCCCGCCACGCAGAACGCGTGACGGCAGACCGATCGCCTTCCGTCGCCAAGCTCGTCACCAAACGAATTGCCACCCACCACCCCGGAATCAGCAACGCGCCGACCAGAAGAAAATTGCCTCGTCCAAAACATGCCAAGGCGCTCAACACCCCCGCAAAG
Coding sequences within it:
- a CDS encoding Type IV fimbrial assembly, ATPase PilB translates to MSFLKKFIPGKSDEPAKPSNGETQGKGVSSAKLPDPAAKPEAKPSASTGGQTTRMRAIPNAPPDELAARTGSQKQRLVPQEEEARKTVGSAFAPQGEEAGKLRAAPEQPSVPDLAVSPEADMLEILSEQAGLKYIKLGDVPKTWITPELLRMIPAEIARTYTVFPIQYRAEDRTIVVAISDPLNVRIVDDLRLFLMDQNVRDVEAVVANEEEIVDYINLYYGVGDKTLDQMVEEFEAEDTSTGLEQREGTYDLSDIEKIAQEAPIIRFCNLLLLQAIKDRASDLHIEPFSNALRIRYRVDGVLREIPSPPKSWQTGIISRFKVMAGMDISESRRPQDGRIKLTVEGREIDMRVSTLPVAHGEGMAMRILDKNMALLGVQQIGMMPDVLEQFMKVVERPNGIILVTGPTGSGKTTTLYAALNEINSPTEKIITTEDPVEYQLDGLVQVNINPNVGLTFAAALRAILRQDPDIILVGEVRDVETAQIAIQASLTGHLVFSTLHTNSAAGAVTRLIDMGVEPFLITSSLEAVIGQRLVRLICPICKRPYDPLPEELAEFATTREEVADITFFHGEGCAECAETGYKGRIGIFELLRVTDEIRDLILERATTDQIQDTAIRQGMKTMRQDGWLKICLGITTFEEVCKHTPRESRESIRMQMETLLKQTVEEAGGELHTGKPAERPKVGMAEIEKEAAPAGSEPWSGEVGMRARDAGDATQAPLPPTP
- a CDS encoding D-aminopeptidase dipeptide-binding protein DppA is translated as MSKKTLRPKATATSSRTFRRVLIWCDMEGISGITRWEQVTSTSPMYAEGRALYTQDVNAAVRGAKRAGFSEIYVVDGHGAGGSYSFNSWLKDQLEPGATYIFGHRWGCYVEPLRMGDCVVILVGAHARAGTSDGILCHTMSSEAWYDATLNGEPIGEVGFAAAIAGSFGAPIAFISGDAAVCREAGALLGRALVTAEVKKGITRYSAACLAPKDAQQLIEDQVCAALSRPAAQLPAPYRPKPPLELRVDLMAPDQTKLYLGREGVKIVNGRTLVARGKDFFSLWDQFWHY
- a CDS encoding N-acetylmuramoyl-L-alanine amidase, yielding MPLAYRMGGVGLCVAELQHALGVAADGIFGPQTRDAVERVERSIGREPSGDADAAVFSACGLEWPDEFRRCLTLTSAFEGTGFGDCNPTDTDGAGVTFGIIGFTTEHGEVQELVTEFLRHAPEALEYAPRSFRRRLEQLLLRDSDRHVWERVMLDPMRRVRPEVRASFAAWGNHPQMRELQVRFARERCWHPAAACAKKLGVESPTGRGLLFDVWVQNGGWRAAHETHFARLMRDRDAPPASKSRLEVIAIAVAAESRAPWRADVLGRKLVFARGWGIVHRRSYDLTLQALA
- a CDS encoding Thioredoxin reductase codes for the protein MGEPASNLRRSDVRQVIIIGSGPAGLTAAIYTARANLAPLVFEGDGFYDTMPGGQLTITTEVENFPGLVEWEGDKLHGLAGPEIIERIRRHAQYFGAECLQKRVTAVDFSKRPLRVECDGEVYWAEAVIVATGASAKWLGIPSEEEYKNCGVSACATCDGALYRDKDVLVVGGGDTAMEEALFLTRHARTVTVVHRRDQLRASKIMAERAMKHPKIQFIWNAQIVEILGKTEGFRKFVTGARLRDTRTGEERIVSTDGIFVAIGHTPNTSLFAGQLEMDEAGYIRTRPGSTYTSAEGVFACGDCQDHVYRQAITAAGTGCMAAIDAERFIAANPIQFSE
- a CDS encoding putative O-linked GlcNAc transferase-putative TPR-containing transmembrane protein; protein product: MTLIVALLVRLIHWWNVRHFDPLYNRTLPETDMHTYWEWAKSLVAGDWLSRKQGVFYYGPLYPYFLALLFRVFGESYDVVHGIQALIGVIAPVAIWDVARRLWGRSEALVAGLLAALSGPILFYEQLLLMEGLLVAIHACLLWCLVRGTLEPERAWRFAAFAGVLSALACFGRGNFLLVGALLIPGWWVAIRLVTSLATEGDRSAVTRSAWRAAFAFAASFGSLLFLSLLRNRIIGGQWVLTTGNGPILLYIGNAPDSFGIFHYPDSFYALKERYGGDQSLVPWSRELLAAILAEPLAFARNLGRKAWMFFSGYDIADNSSYYLNQRFSWVLRANPITWELVIALGAVGIWRTWRNWRRQFLVYLYAASFAISIILVFVVGRYRLEFLLPMCLWAGAGVVALARDLATRSWGGVARGLGIAVALIVALQPRWSPAVRINSPPTLKLVRWIRPNDYVMMARAMQLAGRDEEAFALLGEGAAMHPWDPACARGYAAELRKRRRPAEAVEVLRRYLSFFGNDLDAGTEFAYALGEAGRIDEANRVVERILQLSPDHPQARVLQQKLTTLQQTRQ